The sequence TAGTATGTGTGCACAAAAGCAAGTTATAACATACTAgtccaatatttttattcattccaCTGCTTcatacttaaaaatatatatattttggtttgtaattataaatcatctgtagaaagttattttttttttttttatttcattacataacttttacatttatatgaatattaattgaatttatattagagtttagattaaataaatgaattaatcaGAAAGTTGTAGATTTTAATTGTGTAacaacaatttatatttttttttcttttttttgttcttattatcatttgaaaataagcgagttgtaaaataaataatttaaataataatcataatatttaaaataagatgttctaattaaatgtaaattaatattattttaaaattattatatggaaataggaaatatagataatatatagacacatattgatataagatataattaaaaattctaggTACTTTGAGTAGCTCTAACTTCTTTACCAACTGCTGCTAAAGCCATTTGACCCTTTTCTACAGCCTCTGTCACTTGTACATAGCTTGTTGCATCTAtagtatttaaagaaaatttttctaataattgtaATTCAGAAGGATCCAATTTTTCTCCAAGCTGTCTTAAAGCACTCAGTACTTCAGCACGTAATCGATCAGCAGCATCTTTATTTAGTTTTCCAAGTTTTATGTCACGTTCAATTTGAAACAGCCGTTCTCTGAGTTGATCAGGCTCGCGTCTTCCAAACATTCTAATTACAGCAGGAGTTTTAAAAGCTGCACTTATTGCTGCTTGAGCTGCCTagattacataatttatattagatcgaattttttacatatcatttataatcaaatatttttatataccaaTTGCATTGCTCCAAGTTGATTGATAAGAGTCATATTTCCAGAAATCATTCTTTGTAATGATTCATTTAATTCACGAAGTTGTTCCATTGTTTCTTCTTTGGCTTCTTCATATTCTTCATTAGTCATTTCATCTCtgcataatattaatagtatatataacaatatataaatatttttatattaaaaattcattctct is a genomic window of Vespula vulgaris chromosome 20, iyVesVulg1.1, whole genome shotgun sequence containing:
- the LOC127071042 gene encoding protein LZIC-like; amino-acid sequence: MSSHGKAETERLKQNLEEQLDRLVQQLEDLEECKDEMTNEEYEEAKEETMEQLRELNESLQRMISGNMTLINQLGAMQLAAQAAISAAFKTPAVIRMFGRREPDQLRERLFQIERDIKLGKLNKDAADRLRAEVLSALRQLGEKLDPSELQLLEKFSLNTIDATSYVQVTEAVEKGQMALAAVGKEVRATQST